A DNA window from Bos mutus isolate GX-2022 chromosome 11, NWIPB_WYAK_1.1, whole genome shotgun sequence contains the following coding sequences:
- the OXER1 gene encoding oxoeicosanoid receptor 1, protein MGFPNLSHPSPLPSLSPSWLPLSLPPSPSSSSPSALTTALGSPGEAAASCHPASSPIVSALLAPVLGMEFVLGLVGNSLAFFIFCLRTRPWTSNTVFLVSLVVADFLLILNLPLRVDYYFFHEIWRFGDTACKVNLFMIATNRTASVVFLTAVALNRYLKVAWPHHALSRASAGGTARVAGGLWGALLLLNGHLLLTTHSSRSCLSYQLGTRPSASLSWHQALFVVEFFLPLALILFAIVSITRTIRRRGLDGQAGPRRAVRVLAAVVGVYTVCFLPSVAFGVASVVAFRLRACHALDICSQLFHGSLAFTYLNSVLDPVLYCFSSPSFFRQGRALLGLTQGWQGSDSDKSTYRAWRRARSGKVAATGKLQVDVSEED, encoded by the coding sequence atgggatttcctaaccTGAGccatccctctccccttccttctctctctccctcctggctccctctctccctccctccctctccctcctcgtcctctccctctgccctgaCCACTGCCTTGGGGTCACCTGGAGAGGCCGCTGCTTCTTGCCACCCGGCCTCCTCCCCCATAGTGTCTGCCCTCCTGGCGCCAGTCTTGGGCATGGAGTTTGTCCTGGGCCTGGTGGGGAACAGCCTGGCCTTCTTCATCTTCTGCTTGCGCACACGGCCCTGGACGTCCAACACCGTGTTCCTGGTCAGCCTGGTGGTCGCCGACTTCCTCCTGATCCTCAACCTGCCCCTTCGCGTGGATTACTACTTCTTCCACGAGATCTGGCGCTTTGGGGACACCGCCTGCAAAGTCAACCTGTTCATGATCGCCACCAACCGCACGGCCAGCGTGGTCTTCCTCACGGCTGTGGCGCTCAACCGCTACTTGAAGGTGGCGTGGCCACACCATGCGCTGAGCAGGGCCTCGGCTGGGGGCACTGCCCGCGTGGCCGGGGGTCTCTGGGGGGCACTCCTGCTCCTCAACGGGCACCTGCTCCTGACCACCCACTCCAGCCGGTCCTGCCTCAGTTACCAGCTGGGCACGAGACCCTCGGCCTCACTCAGCTGGCACCAGGCCCTATTCGTGGTGGAATTCTTCCTGCCGCTGGCGCTCATCCTCTTTGCCATCGTGAGCATCACGCGTACCATCCGCCGCCGCGGCCTGGACGGGCAGGCGGGCCCGCGGAGGGCCGTGCGCGTCCTCGCCGCCGTGGTGGGCGTCTACACCGTCTGCTTCCTGCCTAGCGTGGCCTTCGGCGTCGCTTCCGTCGTGGCCTTCCGCCTGCGTGCCTGCCACGCCCTGGATATCTGCTCGCAGCTCTTCCACGGCTCCCTGGCCTTCACCTACCTCAACAGTGTGCTAGACCCCGTGCTCTACTGTTTCTCCAGCCCCAGCTTCTTCCGCCAGGGGCGGGCCCTGCTGGGCCTCACCCAGGGCTGGCAAGGCTCAGACAGCGACAAGAGCACCTACCGTGCCTGGCGCAGGGCGCGCTCTGGGAAGGTGGCGGCCACAGGGAAGCTGCAGGTGGACGTCTCAGAGGAGGACTGA